The Desulfosoma sp. genome has a segment encoding these proteins:
- a CDS encoding FkbM family methyltransferase, whose protein sequence is MTIISYAQNFEDVMLWRALKHVSHGFYIDVGAWSPDIESVTKVFYERGWRGINIEPNPVYHQMLLEKRPRDINLKIAISDKPGLLEMTFVENSGLSTLSKKLSNIYKEAGWSVKNQLVQVKTLCQVWEDYITDGQEVQFLKIDIEGLEELAIRGNDWTKNRPWIVVVEAMEPMSQVESHHVWEPILLQADYIFAYADGLNRFYVAKERADLLPTFAYPPNVFDGFVLVSQKQAEARAQQAEARAAQAQAREAEAKSQMQQAIQRALHAEERAEEVMKLYKDIINSKSWRITKPLRYAGMFANRLLIGTYAWLTFSPTSIPRRVLEQTLTKAKHYINARPRLKMHVIKVLEHFPKLSDKLQRLEYSAFPSTSLHTLGFSLKDSMDSSRDLQLSCLSSRAQHIYMDLKKAIERTKCPK, encoded by the coding sequence ATGACTATCATTTCTTACGCTCAAAATTTTGAAGACGTTATGCTTTGGCGTGCGCTCAAGCATGTTAGCCATGGTTTTTATATAGACGTCGGCGCTTGGTCGCCGGACATAGAGTCTGTCACGAAAGTCTTCTATGAACGGGGTTGGCGTGGTATTAACATTGAACCAAACCCTGTTTACCATCAAATGCTTCTGGAAAAAAGACCTAGGGATATCAATCTCAAAATTGCCATAAGCGACAAACCTGGTTTATTGGAAATGACTTTTGTTGAGAACTCAGGCCTTTCTACACTGTCCAAGAAACTTTCCAACATCTACAAAGAAGCCGGATGGAGTGTAAAAAATCAGCTCGTACAAGTGAAAACTTTATGTCAAGTTTGGGAAGATTACATCACTGACGGGCAAGAAGTCCAATTCTTGAAGATTGATATTGAAGGACTGGAAGAGTTAGCTATCAGGGGTAATGATTGGACAAAAAATCGTCCATGGATCGTTGTGGTGGAAGCAATGGAGCCTATGTCGCAAGTAGAGTCCCATCACGTTTGGGAACCTATATTGCTTCAAGCAGATTATATTTTTGCTTATGCAGATGGGTTGAATCGTTTTTACGTAGCTAAAGAACGTGCTGATTTGCTGCCAACCTTTGCTTATCCGCCTAATGTCTTTGACGGATTTGTATTGGTGTCTCAAAAACAGGCTGAGGCCCGGGCCCAGCAGGCGGAAGCACGCGCCGCTCAAGCACAAGCCCGAGAGGCCGAAGCAAAAAGCCAAATGCAGCAGGCTATACAGCGTGCGCTCCACGCAGAGGAGCGTGCCGAAGAGGTCATGAAGCTTTACAAGGATATTATTAACAGCAAATCATGGAGGATTACAAAACCTTTGAGATATGCCGGCATGTTTGCAAACCGCCTTCTAATAGGTACCTACGCTTGGCTTACATTTTCTCCCACAAGCATACCTAGAAGAGTGTTGGAACAAACGCTGACCAAGGCAAAACACTACATCAATGCCCGCCCAAGACTTAAAATGCATGTAATAAAGGTTTTAGAACATTTTCCAAAGCTTAGTGATAAGCTGCAAAGGTTAGAATATAGCGCATTTCCATCTACTTCTCTGCACACTTTAGGATTCAGCCTTAAAGATTCCATGGACAGCAGTCGTGATTTACAATTGTCTTGCCTTTCTTCGCGAGCCCAACACATTTATATGGACCTAAAAAAAGCAATCGAACGC